The Streptomyces luteogriseus genome includes a window with the following:
- a CDS encoding serine hydrolase domain-containing protein, with protein sequence MTTRLPTPWPGAPGPPDAEDPIRTPVVPHAEVLPDDRLLADAVTASDAPDVVFALSRHGHRTVLSGGTAPPPTLPREDLRYEIGSATKTFTGLLLARLIHAGTLSGGEPATALLDAGRPAGATPVTLAHLITHTSGLPALPAGFFLRGLPAWRTNPYARFPAARVVDAYLRHRQRQRPGTRWRYSNYGVAVLGHALAAATGTPWEDLVTDRVLRPLGLDGTTLRADDSGLDAVGHGRDGETPVPPFDAGGFQAAGAVRATPYDLLAFLEAHLYPGEAPPDLAPVLRAVRRPVLRRGLTHRHVHTVAWFRHPTDGGPLYFHSGATLGQQAFLGFRPDTGTALAAVCTRRFRAHDPFVASAYALLARE encoded by the coding sequence AGTCCTCCCGGACGACCGGCTGCTCGCGGACGCCGTCACCGCGTCCGACGCCCCCGACGTCGTCTTCGCCCTGTCGCGCCACGGCCACCGCACCGTCCTGAGCGGCGGCACCGCCCCGCCCCCGACGCTGCCCCGCGAGGACCTGCGCTACGAGATCGGCTCGGCCACCAAGACGTTCACCGGCCTGCTCCTGGCCCGGCTGATCCACGCCGGCACGCTGTCCGGAGGCGAACCGGCCACCGCCCTCCTGGACGCCGGACGGCCCGCCGGCGCGACCCCGGTGACGCTCGCCCACCTGATCACCCACACCTCCGGACTGCCCGCCCTCCCGGCCGGCTTCTTCCTCCGGGGCCTGCCCGCCTGGCGCACCAACCCCTACGCCCGCTTCCCGGCCGCCCGGGTCGTCGACGCCTACCTGCGCCACCGGCAACGGCAGCGCCCCGGCACCCGATGGCGCTACTCCAACTACGGCGTCGCAGTCCTCGGACACGCCCTGGCGGCCGCGACCGGCACACCGTGGGAGGACCTCGTCACCGACCGGGTGCTGCGCCCGCTCGGCCTCGACGGCACGACCCTGCGCGCGGACGACTCGGGGCTCGACGCCGTCGGACACGGCAGGGACGGCGAGACACCCGTGCCCCCCTTCGACGCGGGCGGCTTCCAGGCGGCCGGTGCCGTACGCGCCACGCCGTACGACCTGCTCGCCTTCCTGGAGGCCCACCTGTACCCGGGCGAGGCGCCACCGGACCTCGCGCCCGTCCTGCGCGCGGTGCGCCGGCCCGTGCTCCGCAGGGGCCTGACGCACCGGCATGTGCACACCGTCGCCTGGTTCCGTCACCCCACCGACGGTGGACCGCTGTACTTCCACAGCGGCGCGACCCTGGGCCAGCAGGCGTTCCTCGGATTCCGCCCCGACACCGGCACGGCATTGGCCGCCGTCTGCACTCGCCGCTTCCGCGCCCACGACCCGTTCGTCGCCTCCGCGTACGCGTTGCTGGCGCGGGAGTGA